The Opitutales bacterium ASA1 genome window below encodes:
- a CDS encoding thymidine kinase, giving the protein MAKLYFYYSAMNAGKSTVLLQASYNYNERGMRTMKFIPAIDTRAGVGVIRSRIGLSADASVLCEGDDVRHEVGQAHAESPLSCVLVDEAQFLTPVQVRQCAAVADELDIPVLCYGLRTDFRGNLFPGSGALLGWADDLIELKTICHCGRKATMNLRVDNLGRAVHEGAQIEIGGNDRYVSVCRRHFREAMGLAPTDPTTSATTEA; this is encoded by the coding sequence ATGGCCAAACTCTACTTCTACTACTCGGCGATGAACGCCGGGAAATCGACCGTCCTGCTCCAAGCCAGCTACAACTACAACGAGCGCGGCATGCGGACGATGAAGTTCATCCCGGCCATCGACACGAGAGCCGGTGTCGGAGTCATCCGCTCGCGCATCGGCCTCTCCGCCGACGCATCCGTGCTTTGCGAAGGAGACGACGTCCGGCACGAGGTCGGACAAGCCCACGCCGAATCTCCCCTCTCCTGCGTCCTCGTCGACGAGGCGCAGTTTCTCACCCCCGTTCAGGTCCGCCAATGCGCCGCCGTCGCCGACGAACTCGACATCCCCGTGCTCTGCTACGGGCTCCGCACCGACTTCCGCGGCAACCTCTTTCCCGGCAGCGGCGCGCTCCTCGGCTGGGCCGACGACCTGATCGAACTCAAGACGATCTGCCACTGCGGTCGTAAAGCCACGATGAACCTGCGCGTGGACAACCTCGGCCGCGCCGTCCACGAGGGCGCGCAGATCGAGATCGGCGGCAACGACCGCTACGTATCGGTGTGCCGTCGCCACTTCCGCGAGGCGATGGGGCTGGCCCCCACCGACCCCACGACATCGGCGACGACGGAGGCGTGA
- a CDS encoding SMP-30/gluconolactonase/LRE family protein has product MNEITASAIWAACVCATATGGEWKQGRIERFDPALDALVASDARIEHLASGFTWSEGPVWFEGAVVFSDVPRNTAYRWAEGMDAAEVFLRPSGMLDPVPGFREPGSNGLAVDSAGRLLLCQHGERRVARMVDGKFETIADRFEGKRFNSPNDLAVRRDGAIYFTDPPYGLEGVNESPLREIDFHGIYRVDTEGNVVALVRDVVYPNGIAFSPDERRLYVGVSDGPRARVLVYDVGVDGGLDNGRTFFDPAPYRGGGMHGSCDGLKVDRKGNVWATGPGGVFVLSPEGKPLGRIVTGKATANCGFGGADGSVLYVTAGDVLLRIQTLTTGAGR; this is encoded by the coding sequence ATGAACGAGATCACAGCGTCGGCGATTTGGGCGGCGTGCGTGTGCGCAACCGCCACCGGTGGAGAGTGGAAGCAAGGCCGGATCGAGCGTTTCGATCCCGCGCTCGACGCGCTCGTGGCGTCGGACGCGCGGATCGAGCATCTCGCCTCCGGCTTCACGTGGTCGGAGGGCCCCGTGTGGTTCGAGGGTGCGGTGGTGTTCTCGGACGTGCCGCGCAACACCGCGTATCGGTGGGCCGAGGGCATGGACGCGGCCGAAGTGTTTCTGCGGCCGAGCGGCATGCTCGACCCGGTGCCGGGTTTTCGCGAGCCGGGCAGCAACGGGCTCGCCGTCGATTCAGCGGGGCGGTTGTTGCTCTGCCAACACGGCGAGCGACGCGTCGCTCGGATGGTGGACGGGAAGTTCGAAACGATCGCCGACCGCTTCGAGGGGAAGCGTTTCAACAGCCCGAACGATCTCGCGGTGCGGCGGGACGGCGCGATCTACTTCACCGATCCACCCTACGGTCTCGAAGGCGTGAACGAGTCGCCCCTGCGCGAGATCGACTTTCACGGTATCTATCGAGTGGATACGGAGGGAAACGTCGTCGCTCTCGTGCGCGACGTCGTGTATCCCAACGGCATCGCGTTCTCGCCGGACGAGCGGCGGCTCTACGTGGGCGTGAGCGACGGTCCACGGGCGCGCGTGCTGGTCTACGACGTGGGCGTCGACGGCGGTCTGGACAACGGGCGGACGTTCTTCGATCCCGCGCCGTATCGTGGCGGGGGGATGCACGGCAGTTGCGACGGACTGAAGGTGGATCGGAAAGGCAACGTCTGGGCGACTGGTCCGGGCGGCGTGTTCGTCTTGTCTCCGGAGGGTAAGCCGCTCGGGCGGATCGTCACGGGCAAGGCGACGGCCAACTGCGGTTTCGGCGGAGCGGACGGATCCGTGCTCTACGTCACGGCCGGCGACGTGTTGCTGCGTATCCAAACGCTCACTACGGGAGCCGGTCGGTGA
- a CDS encoding ATP-binding cassette domain-containing protein, with protein sequence MALINLLDVGLGFGGPPVLEGVNFQIDPGERVCVVGRNGSGKSCLLQIVAGAMKPDRGEIARQPGARFARLSQSVPDGIAGTVHEVVYGGVHPDDHHEEDWERDIRLERLLEALGLPAEQPFDQLSGGMKRRALLARALAAQPDLLLLDEPTNHLDIESIERLEQFLLGAGVSLLFVTHDRAFLRKLSTRIVEIDRGRLSSWSCDYETYLVRKQEVLEAEDKQRAAADKKLAQEEEWIRRGVKAQRSRAGARIQALMKMRAERRARREVVGEATMKLGEAGRSGMKVIDLADVFFAHPGAAPVVAGLTTTIMRGDKVGIVGPNGSGKTTLIKLLLGQLVPTRGTVAHGTNLEVVYLDQLRAQIADDKTVADNIADGATSVTIDGRQRHVISYLQDFLFSPDRSRTPARVLSGGERNRLLLARLFTKPANVLVLDEPTNDLDIETLDLLEDLIVEFSGTVLLVSHDREFLDEVVTSVLVLEGEGKVGEYVGGYSDYLDAKRKAEAQARAARAAAVEAAARPAAAASSAPRGRKLNNRERRELEELPSCIEKLETEQAALSAKLADPAFYGAAAAEVPAVRARLQAIETEIAETFTRWESLEAVRLASEGEETK encoded by the coding sequence ATGGCTTTGATCAACCTGCTCGACGTCGGCCTCGGATTCGGTGGCCCGCCCGTATTGGAGGGCGTGAATTTTCAGATCGATCCCGGCGAACGCGTCTGCGTCGTGGGGCGCAACGGCAGCGGCAAATCGTGTCTGCTGCAGATCGTGGCCGGCGCGATGAAGCCTGATCGCGGGGAGATCGCGCGGCAGCCGGGAGCGCGCTTCGCGCGTTTGTCGCAATCCGTGCCGGACGGGATCGCCGGGACCGTGCACGAAGTCGTCTACGGCGGCGTGCATCCCGACGACCACCACGAGGAGGACTGGGAGCGGGACATCCGCCTCGAGCGCCTGCTGGAAGCGCTCGGCCTGCCAGCGGAGCAACCGTTCGATCAGCTTTCCGGCGGGATGAAGCGTCGCGCACTCCTCGCGCGCGCGCTCGCCGCGCAGCCGGACCTGCTCTTGCTCGACGAGCCGACCAACCATCTCGACATCGAGTCGATCGAGCGGCTCGAGCAGTTCCTGCTCGGAGCGGGCGTTTCGCTGCTCTTCGTCACCCACGATCGCGCCTTTCTGCGCAAGCTCTCCACCCGCATCGTCGAGATCGATCGCGGCAGGCTTTCCTCGTGGTCCTGCGACTACGAGACCTACCTCGTGCGGAAACAGGAGGTGCTCGAGGCCGAGGACAAGCAACGCGCCGCCGCCGACAAGAAGCTCGCGCAGGAGGAAGAGTGGATCCGCCGGGGCGTGAAGGCGCAGCGTTCGCGGGCCGGGGCTCGTATTCAGGCCTTGATGAAGATGCGCGCCGAACGTCGGGCGCGGCGCGAGGTCGTGGGCGAAGCAACGATGAAGCTCGGCGAAGCCGGTCGGAGCGGCATGAAAGTCATCGACCTCGCGGACGTCTTCTTCGCGCATCCCGGTGCGGCGCCGGTCGTGGCGGGGCTCACGACCACCATCATGCGCGGCGACAAAGTCGGAATCGTCGGACCGAACGGTTCCGGCAAGACCACCTTGATCAAGCTCCTGCTCGGGCAACTCGTCCCCACGCGCGGCACCGTCGCGCACGGCACGAACCTCGAGGTCGTGTATCTCGACCAACTCCGCGCGCAGATCGCGGACGACAAGACCGTGGCGGACAACATCGCCGACGGCGCCACCTCGGTGACGATCGACGGTCGCCAGCGCCACGTCATCAGCTACCTGCAGGACTTTCTCTTCTCTCCCGATCGATCGCGGACGCCGGCACGCGTCTTGTCCGGAGGGGAGCGCAACCGGTTGTTGCTCGCGCGATTGTTCACCAAACCCGCCAACGTGCTCGTGCTCGACGAACCGACCAACGACCTCGACATCGAGACGCTCGACTTGCTCGAGGATCTCATCGTCGAGTTTTCCGGTACCGTCCTTCTCGTCAGTCACGATCGCGAGTTTCTCGACGAAGTCGTGACCTCCGTGCTCGTGCTCGAGGGCGAGGGCAAGGTGGGCGAGTACGTGGGCGGCTACAGCGACTATTTGGACGCGAAGCGCAAGGCCGAGGCGCAAGCGCGCGCCGCACGTGCGGCGGCGGTGGAAGCGGCGGCACGCCCGGCCGCAGCGGCCTCGTCCGCGCCGCGAGGCCGGAAACTGAACAACCGCGAGCGGCGCGAGCTCGAGGAGCTTCCCTCGTGTATCGAGAAACTGGAGACGGAGCAGGCCGCGCTGTCCGCGAAGCTCGCCGATCCGGCGTTCTACGGCGCGGCGGCGGCGGAGGTCCCCGCCGTGCGAGCACGCTTGCAGGCGATCGAGACCGAGATCGCGGAGACATTCACCCGTTGGGAAAGTCTCGAGGCCGTGCGCCTCGCATCTGAAGGAGAGGAGACCAAATGA
- a CDS encoding transglutaminase family protein, translating to MAIHAALVHRTRYRYDRPIAVGPQLVRLRPAPHCRTPILSYALKVEPAGHFVNWQQDPHSNLLARIVFPEKISELSITVDLVAEMAVFNPFDFFLEPQANEFPFAYDASVLPDLTPYLRKDPLTPRFAAYLAGIDRKKVGTVDFLVALNLRLNQDIRYIVRMDPGVQTPEETLELGSGSCRDSALLLVQLLRHLGLAARFASGYLIQLKADVKSLDGPSGTEQDFTDLHAWTEVFLPGAGWIGLDPTSGLFAGEGHIPLACTPEPQSAAPISGSHEKCEVDFNFAMQVKRLYESPRVTLPYSDEQWTAIETLGHKIDERLRANDVRLTMGGEPTFISIDDMDGPEWNTVAVGPNKRRLAEKLIKRLWSHYAKGGFIHYGQGKWYPGESLPRWAFSCLWRRDGQPIWHDPALLADIGTPDSRTNSDAERFARELSRRLGPGDQWLMPGYEDAFYHLWKERRLPANVDPLKSNLRDPEERARLAKIFEQGLDHVVGYALPIERGWSHGRPTWESGPWYLRPETLFLIPGDSPMGLRLPLDSQPWVSPTDYRFGFQTDPATDLPDLPDREALARQYRIATGADASRDPLDLRTWPFRAGADPDTMPSHLRPRPQSLDRTDRRPGSQESAPWIVRTALCVEERAGHLYVFMPPVPTTEDYLDLLAGVEATAAATGLPVVIEGYLPPHDPRLNSIKVTPDPGVIEVNIHPSASWDELVEKTEKLYDTARECRLGTDKYMIDGRHTGTGGGNHIIIGGERPTDSPLLRRPHLLKSLLSYWHQHPSLSYLFSGLFIGPTSQAPRVDEARNDSLYELEIAFSELEKKTASGPVPPWLVDRIFRNLLIDVSGNTHRAEFCIDKLYSPDGPTGRLGLLELRAFEMPPHARMSLAQQLLLRGLVARFWETPFEPGRLVRWGTDLHDRFMLPHYVQTDFADVINDLRRWGMPFEERWFAPHQEFRFPLYGHVAMRNMTLELRHALEPWHVMGESSAAGGAVRFVDSSVERLQVKTTGMVGERYVLACNGVRVPLQPTGVNGEYVAGVRYRAWQPPECLHPTIGVDGPLTFDLVDTWNRRALGGCTYHVAHPAGRNYTSFPVNAYEAESRRLARFFAFGHTPGHDLPQLPREITQEHPHTLDLRDPGRILR from the coding sequence ATGGCCATCCACGCCGCCCTCGTCCACCGCACCCGCTACCGTTACGACCGACCCATCGCCGTCGGACCGCAACTCGTCCGGCTCCGTCCGGCCCCACACTGTCGCACACCGATCTTGAGCTACGCCCTGAAGGTCGAGCCCGCGGGACACTTCGTGAACTGGCAGCAGGACCCGCACAGCAACCTCTTGGCCCGCATCGTCTTCCCCGAGAAGATTTCCGAGCTCTCGATCACGGTCGACCTCGTCGCCGAGATGGCGGTGTTCAACCCCTTCGACTTTTTTCTCGAGCCGCAGGCCAACGAGTTCCCGTTCGCCTACGACGCATCGGTCCTGCCCGACCTCACGCCTTACCTGCGCAAGGATCCGCTCACGCCGCGCTTCGCCGCGTATCTCGCCGGGATCGATCGCAAGAAAGTCGGCACGGTCGACTTCCTCGTCGCGCTCAACCTGCGTCTCAACCAAGACATCCGCTACATCGTTCGCATGGACCCCGGGGTGCAAACGCCCGAGGAGACTCTCGAGCTCGGCAGTGGCTCGTGCCGCGACTCGGCGCTGTTGCTCGTGCAGTTGCTCCGTCACCTCGGCCTCGCCGCCCGCTTCGCGTCCGGATATCTCATCCAACTCAAGGCCGACGTGAAGTCGCTCGACGGTCCGTCCGGTACGGAGCAGGACTTCACCGATCTGCACGCGTGGACCGAGGTCTTCCTCCCTGGGGCCGGCTGGATCGGCCTCGACCCGACTTCCGGTTTGTTCGCCGGAGAAGGCCACATCCCGCTCGCCTGCACGCCCGAGCCTCAGAGCGCAGCCCCCATCTCCGGCTCTCACGAGAAGTGCGAGGTCGACTTCAACTTCGCGATGCAGGTGAAACGCCTCTACGAGTCGCCCCGCGTCACCCTGCCCTACTCGGACGAACAGTGGACCGCGATCGAGACCCTCGGACACAAGATCGACGAACGCCTCCGCGCGAACGACGTCCGCCTTACGATGGGTGGGGAACCCACGTTCATCTCGATCGACGACATGGACGGCCCGGAGTGGAACACAGTCGCCGTCGGCCCGAACAAACGCCGGCTCGCCGAGAAACTGATCAAACGTCTTTGGAGCCACTACGCCAAGGGCGGCTTCATTCACTACGGCCAAGGCAAGTGGTACCCCGGTGAATCGCTCCCGCGATGGGCCTTCTCCTGCCTTTGGCGCCGCGACGGCCAACCGATCTGGCACGACCCCGCACTCCTCGCCGACATCGGCACTCCCGACTCCCGCACCAACTCCGACGCCGAGCGCTTCGCCCGTGAACTCTCCCGACGACTCGGCCCGGGCGACCAGTGGCTCATGCCCGGTTACGAGGACGCGTTTTATCACCTTTGGAAGGAGCGTCGCCTCCCTGCCAACGTCGACCCGCTGAAGAGCAACCTCCGAGACCCCGAAGAACGCGCCCGCCTCGCCAAGATCTTCGAGCAAGGACTCGACCACGTCGTCGGCTACGCCCTGCCCATCGAGCGCGGTTGGAGCCACGGTCGCCCGACTTGGGAATCCGGCCCGTGGTATCTTCGTCCCGAGACGCTCTTCCTCATCCCCGGCGACTCCCCCATGGGCCTCCGGCTCCCGCTCGATTCCCAACCTTGGGTTTCCCCGACGGACTACCGGTTCGGATTCCAAACGGATCCCGCCACCGACCTTCCCGATCTGCCCGATCGCGAGGCGCTCGCCCGCCAGTACCGCATCGCCACCGGAGCCGACGCTTCGCGTGATCCGCTCGACCTGCGCACCTGGCCGTTTCGCGCCGGTGCGGACCCAGACACGATGCCGTCGCACCTGCGCCCGCGCCCGCAGTCGCTCGACCGCACCGACCGCCGCCCGGGTTCCCAAGAGTCGGCCCCCTGGATCGTCCGCACCGCCCTCTGCGTCGAAGAGCGCGCAGGGCATCTCTACGTCTTCATGCCACCGGTCCCCACGACCGAGGACTACCTGGACCTGCTCGCGGGAGTCGAAGCCACCGCCGCCGCGACTGGTCTCCCCGTCGTCATCGAAGGCTACCTGCCTCCGCACGATCCTCGGCTGAACTCGATCAAGGTCACACCCGACCCTGGCGTCATCGAGGTCAACATCCACCCGTCCGCCTCGTGGGACGAACTCGTCGAAAAGACCGAGAAACTCTACGACACCGCCCGCGAGTGTCGCCTCGGCACCGACAAGTACATGATCGATGGCCGCCACACCGGCACCGGCGGCGGCAACCACATCATCATCGGCGGCGAACGCCCGACCGACAGTCCGCTGCTCCGGCGCCCGCACCTCCTGAAGAGCCTCCTCTCCTACTGGCACCAGCACCCGTCGCTCAGCTACCTTTTCTCCGGCCTCTTCATCGGCCCCACATCGCAGGCCCCGCGTGTCGACGAAGCCCGCAACGACTCGCTCTACGAACTCGAGATCGCCTTCAGCGAACTGGAGAAGAAGACCGCGTCAGGTCCCGTGCCGCCGTGGCTGGTCGACCGCATCTTCCGCAACCTCCTCATCGACGTCTCGGGCAACACCCACCGCGCCGAGTTCTGCATCGACAAACTCTACTCGCCCGACGGCCCCACCGGACGCCTCGGTCTTCTGGAGTTGCGCGCCTTCGAGATGCCGCCGCACGCCCGCATGAGCCTCGCGCAACAGCTCCTGCTGCGCGGACTCGTCGCCCGCTTCTGGGAAACACCCTTCGAGCCCGGCCGTCTCGTCCGTTGGGGCACCGACCTGCACGACCGTTTCATGCTCCCGCACTACGTGCAGACGGACTTCGCGGACGTGATCAACGACCTGCGCCGTTGGGGCATGCCGTTCGAAGAGCGCTGGTTCGCTCCGCATCAGGAATTCCGCTTCCCCCTCTACGGCCACGTCGCGATGCGCAACATGACGCTCGAACTCCGCCACGCCCTCGAGCCGTGGCACGTCATGGGCGAGTCGAGCGCCGCCGGCGGCGCAGTCCGTTTCGTCGACTCGTCCGTCGAACGGCTCCAAGTGAAGACCACCGGCATGGTCGGCGAACGCTACGTGCTCGCCTGCAACGGCGTCCGCGTCCCCCTCCAACCCACCGGCGTGAACGGCGAATACGTCGCCGGCGTCCGCTACCGCGCATGGCAACCACCCGAGTGCCTCCACCCCACGATCGGCGTGGACGGACCGCTCACCTTCGACCTCGTCGACACGTGGAATCGACGCGCTCTCGGCGGCTGCACCTACCATGTCGCCCACCCCGCGGGTCGCAACTACACCAGCTTCCCCGTCAACGCCTACGAAGCCGAGAGCCGCCGCCTCGCGCGCTTCTTCGCCTTTGGGCACACGCCGGGCCACGACCTCCCGCAGCTCCCACGCGAGATCACCCAAGAGCATCCCCACACGCTCGATCTGCGCGATCCCGGACGCATCCTGCGGTGA
- a CDS encoding circularly permuted type 2 ATP-grasp protein: MLNDAPRSPPPPHPAHPLPGYTGKPGRFDECLEPDGTLRPAWATFIARIATAPHTALREADEAVRRAILEQDVSMNVYSGDRAGTSPWPLDAVPLLVDSKDWEHIASGLRQRAHLFNALLDDLYGPQRLLQRGRLPAVLAMANPNFLRPCVRPGSSREPFLHLYAADVARSPDGRWWVLEDRLDAPSGLGYSLQNRILVRQALPEVFNATPVRRLQHFFRDLRRSLDRASDSTSDSRVVFLTPGPANETYYEHAYLARYLGFPLVEGADLATRDRRVFLRTVGGLQQVDTILRRVDSEFCDPLELDEGSLLGVPGLVDAMHARRVTLANRLGARALESTALLAYLEPLCRELRDEPLALPSVATWWCGQPEALEYVLANLHSLVVKPTFPSPDGPPTRYGAVLSSAERAALSSAIRTRPWAYCGQERVYLGTTPGWDAANGSLRAMPFTTRIYLAWHEGDYHVMPGGLTRCNPDGEDAIVSLQSGSFTKDTWVIDPSRTSPAPLDPPDAVRTAQRHGHATPSRLADNLFWLGRYVERLGQLARLIGKLDTLLRDEISTHEPAVALAAVRLVHSRLDTAPAPHASAEQLAEQVRRIALDPTAPGGVAALGLRLGHVLDVLKSRLPADVSPIGRRLRVLAGRDPRATFAAVRADLAVLDGTLAETLPRDTGWHFFELGRRLERGCQILHVLQGILAPTPIQQVSEFRLQTILHLADCHFAYRALYPGAFDPPTVLAWLVSDAENARSLRFQAEHIGSHLAALPESLSPLAVASMRDRAFELLARVRLFDSGRAALPPGTPESFWVGLLDVHAELSDRLTSVYFAHAETLGRPVAT, from the coding sequence GTGTTGAACGACGCACCCCGATCGCCCCCTCCTCCGCACCCTGCGCATCCACTTCCCGGATACACGGGCAAACCCGGCCGCTTCGACGAATGCCTCGAGCCCGACGGCACTCTGCGGCCGGCGTGGGCCACCTTCATCGCCCGCATCGCAACCGCACCTCACACCGCCCTGCGCGAAGCCGACGAGGCCGTGCGCCGCGCCATCCTCGAGCAGGACGTGAGCATGAACGTCTACTCGGGCGACCGGGCCGGCACCAGCCCCTGGCCTCTCGACGCGGTGCCACTCTTGGTCGACTCGAAGGACTGGGAGCACATCGCCTCCGGGCTCCGTCAACGCGCCCACCTCTTCAACGCACTGCTCGACGATCTCTACGGCCCGCAACGCCTCCTGCAACGCGGACGCCTCCCAGCCGTGCTCGCCATGGCCAACCCCAACTTCCTGCGCCCATGCGTGCGGCCCGGAAGTTCTCGCGAGCCCTTTCTCCATCTCTACGCCGCCGACGTCGCCCGTTCGCCCGACGGGCGCTGGTGGGTGCTCGAAGACCGCCTCGACGCCCCTTCCGGCCTCGGCTACTCGCTCCAGAACCGCATCCTCGTCCGGCAGGCCCTGCCCGAGGTCTTCAACGCCACCCCGGTCCGCCGACTCCAGCACTTCTTCCGCGACCTCCGTCGCTCGCTCGACCGCGCCTCGGACTCCACCTCCGACTCCCGCGTCGTCTTCCTCACGCCGGGCCCCGCCAACGAGACCTACTACGAGCACGCCTATCTCGCCCGCTACCTCGGCTTCCCCCTCGTCGAAGGGGCCGACCTCGCCACCCGCGATCGCCGCGTCTTTCTCCGCACGGTCGGCGGTCTCCAACAAGTGGATACGATCCTCCGCCGCGTCGACTCCGAGTTCTGCGATCCGCTCGAACTCGACGAGGGCTCGCTCCTCGGCGTCCCCGGATTGGTCGACGCCATGCATGCACGCCGCGTCACCCTCGCCAACCGCCTCGGCGCACGCGCCCTCGAATCCACCGCCCTGCTCGCCTACCTCGAGCCGCTCTGCCGCGAACTCCGCGACGAACCCCTCGCCCTCCCCAGCGTCGCCACATGGTGGTGCGGCCAGCCCGAAGCACTCGAATACGTGCTCGCCAACCTCCACTCCCTCGTCGTCAAACCCACGTTCCCTTCCCCCGACGGGCCTCCCACTCGCTACGGGGCCGTCCTCTCCTCCGCCGAACGCGCCGCCCTCTCCTCCGCCATCCGCACCCGCCCTTGGGCCTATTGCGGGCAGGAACGCGTCTACCTCGGCACCACTCCGGGCTGGGACGCCGCCAACGGCTCGCTCCGGGCCATGCCCTTCACCACCCGCATCTACCTCGCGTGGCACGAAGGCGACTACCACGTCATGCCCGGCGGTCTCACCCGCTGCAACCCCGACGGCGAAGACGCCATCGTGTCGCTCCAATCCGGCTCCTTCACCAAGGACACTTGGGTGATCGACCCCTCCAGAACGAGCCCCGCTCCTCTCGATCCGCCCGACGCCGTTCGCACCGCCCAACGCCACGGCCACGCCACCCCGAGCCGACTCGCCGACAACCTCTTTTGGCTCGGCCGCTACGTGGAACGTCTCGGTCAGCTCGCCCGCCTGATCGGAAAACTGGATACACTCCTGCGCGACGAGATCTCCACCCACGAACCCGCGGTCGCGCTCGCCGCCGTGCGGCTCGTCCACTCGCGTCTCGACACCGCGCCGGCTCCGCACGCATCCGCCGAACAACTCGCCGAACAGGTTCGTCGCATCGCCCTCGATCCCACCGCCCCCGGGGGCGTCGCGGCACTCGGTCTGCGCTTGGGACACGTGCTCGACGTACTCAAATCTCGCCTTCCTGCGGACGTGAGCCCAATCGGCCGACGCCTCCGCGTCCTCGCGGGTCGCGATCCCCGAGCTACTTTCGCTGCCGTCCGCGCGGATCTCGCGGTACTCGATGGAACGCTCGCCGAGACCCTCCCCCGCGACACCGGATGGCACTTCTTCGAACTCGGAAGAAGACTCGAACGCGGGTGTCAGATCCTCCACGTGCTCCAGGGCATCCTCGCGCCCACGCCCATCCAACAGGTCTCCGAATTCCGGCTGCAGACCATTCTCCATCTCGCCGACTGCCACTTCGCCTACCGCGCGCTCTATCCGGGTGCGTTCGACCCACCCACCGTCCTCGCTTGGTTGGTGAGCGACGCCGAAAACGCCCGCAGCTTGCGCTTCCAAGCCGAACACATCGGCTCGCATCTCGCCGCACTTCCCGAGAGTCTCTCCCCGCTCGCCGTTGCCTCCATGCGCGATCGAGCGTTCGAACTGCTCGCCCGCGTCCGCCTCTTCGACTCCGGCCGCGCCGCCCTTCCTCCCGGCACCCCCGAGTCGTTCTGGGTCGGCCTTCTCGATGTGCACGCCGAACTCAGCGACCGCCTCACGAGCGTCTACTTCGCCCACGCCGAAACGCTCGGTCGCCCGGTCGCGACCTGA
- a CDS encoding transglutaminase family protein, which yields MGLLRVVHSTLYRHAGVVPTSWQVARLRPLDTPEQECLAFDLEISPEPTETSTRVDFFGNTQHGFGIRQLHTRLSVTATSTVRRRAPDLPAGSTTLATDVVVRATAAAVAEGEPRLEQFRHPTRLVPDLDATRALAPQTPDGPRMPIVEWIAAVGERFRREFAFDPTATAVSTPLAIFMQQRRGVCQDFAHAFIACARRHGLAAAYVSGYLLTRPPEGQLRLRGADAMHAWVAVHIPGHGWLDYDPTNTCFVDERYVVVARGRDYADVSPLRGFFRGGGTHTLFLGVTVDTLAEDG from the coding sequence ATGGGGCTCCTTCGCGTCGTCCACTCCACTCTCTACCGCCACGCCGGCGTCGTCCCGACGAGCTGGCAAGTCGCTCGCCTGCGTCCGTTGGACACCCCCGAGCAGGAGTGCCTCGCGTTCGATCTGGAGATCTCGCCGGAACCCACCGAGACGTCGACGCGCGTCGATTTCTTCGGCAACACGCAACACGGCTTCGGTATCCGCCAACTGCATACACGACTGTCCGTAACGGCCACCAGCACAGTGCGCCGCCGAGCGCCGGATCTTCCGGCCGGCTCCACCACACTCGCCACCGACGTGGTGGTTCGCGCCACCGCCGCGGCCGTCGCGGAAGGCGAACCTCGACTCGAACAGTTCCGCCACCCTACTCGCCTCGTGCCGGACCTCGACGCCACGCGCGCCCTCGCACCGCAGACGCCGGACGGACCGCGCATGCCGATCGTGGAGTGGATCGCGGCCGTGGGCGAACGCTTCCGCCGCGAGTTCGCCTTCGACCCCACCGCCACTGCCGTCTCCACCCCGCTCGCGATTTTCATGCAACAACGCCGCGGCGTCTGCCAGGACTTCGCCCATGCGTTCATCGCCTGCGCCCGTCGCCACGGGCTCGCGGCCGCGTACGTCAGCGGTTACCTCCTCACGCGTCCTCCGGAAGGCCAGTTACGCTTGCGGGGGGCCGACGCCATGCACGCGTGGGTCGCCGTGCATATCCCCGGCCACGGTTGGCTCGACTACGATCCCACCAACACGTGCTTCGTCGACGAACGCTACGTCGTCGTCGCTCGCGGTCGGGATTACGCCGATGTCTCGCCCTTGCGAGGTTTCTTTCGCGGCGGCGGCACGCACACCCTTTTCCTGGGCGTCACCGTCGACACCCTCGCCGAAGACGGCTGA